In Scomber scombrus chromosome 17, fScoSco1.1, whole genome shotgun sequence, the following proteins share a genomic window:
- the sccpdhb gene encoding saccharopine dehydrogenase b — MTDAAFARPYHIIVFGASGFTGQFVVEEVARCAAESPGSLQWAVAGRSRQRLEGVLRRAAGKLSMPELRTDVEIIIADVSIEESLAVMCQQGQVILNCVGPYRFYGEPVVKACIENGAHYVDICGEPQFLERMQLEYHAKASERGVYVIGSCGFDSIPADLGILYTQKQFKGTLTAVESFLVISSGSEGSSGHDATWQSAVYGFADSGSLRQLRKKFGHKPLPVLGAKVKKRGFVSFSKEIEQYAIPFMGSDPSVVKRTQRFLYEEEHQSPIQYSAFVGVGGLFSVVKFFCGGLLFGFLVKFSFGRKLLTTFPRFFSFGLFSKAGPTEKQIENTCFSMTFFGEGYSEGTDPSQGRPNSKICTQVIGAEPGYVATVSAIVQAGVTLLNEKHSLPKRGGVYTPGAAFYKTSLIHRLQNHSIKFSVRSYQ, encoded by the exons ATGACGGACGCAGCCTTTGCCAGACCGTACCACATTATTGTTTTCGGTGCCTCCGGGTTCACCGGGCAGTTTGTGGTGGAGGAAGTCGCCCGATGTGCAGCAGAGAGTCCCGGCTCCCTGCAATGGGCCGTGGCCGGGAGGAGCAGACAGCGTCTGGAGGGAGTGCTGAGACGCGCCGCGGGGAAGCTGT cTATGCCGGAGCTGAGGACAGATGTTGAGATAATAATCGCTGATGTGTCTATCGAAGAATCGCTGGCTGTCATGTGCCAACAAGGCCAGGTGATTCTCAACTGTGTTGGACCA TACAGATTTTACGGTGAACCAGTGGTCAAAGCTTGTATAGAAAATGGGGCTCACTATGTGGACATCTGTGGGGAACCTCAG TTCCTAGAGCGTATGCAGCTAGAGTACCACGCCAAAGCCTCAGAGAGAGGAGTGTATGTAATTGGCAGCTGTGGCTTCGACTCCATACCGGCAGACCTGGGTATCCTCTACACACAGAAGCAGTTCAAag GAACActgacagcagtggagagctTCCTGGTTATCAGCAGCGGGTCTGAG GGGTCGTCTGGCCATGATGCAACTTGGCAGTCTGCTGTGTACGGCTTCGCAGACAGCGGATCCCTTCGCCAGCTGAGGAAGAAGTTTGGCCACAAACCGCTGCCTGTGCTGGGAGCCAAAGTAAAAAAGAG gggttttgtgtctttcagCAAGGAGATTGAGCAGTACGCCATCCCATTCATGGGTTCTGACCCCTCGGTAGTAAAGAGAACCCAGCGTTTCCTTTACGAGGAGGAGCACCAGTCACCA ATCCAGTACAGTGCCTTCGTCGGGGTCGGCGGCCTCTTCTCTGTAGTGAAGTTCTTCTGTGGCGGACTGCTCTTCGGGTTTCTTGTCAAATTCAGCTTCGGCAGGAAACTCCTCACTACG TTTCCACGGTTTTTCTCCTTTGGCTTGTTCAGCAAGGCTGGTCCAACCGAAAAGCAG ATAGAAAACACCTGCTTCAGCATGACATTTTTCGGAGAGGGTTACTCAGAGGGCACGGACCCCTCACAGGGCCGACCCAACTCTAAGATCTGCACCCAGGTCATAGGAGCAG AGCCTGGTTATGTAGCGACAGTGTCTGCTATAGTGCAAGCAGGAGTAACCCTGCTGAATGAAAAGCACTCGCTCCCCAAGAG GGGAGGGGTGTACACTCCAGGAGCTGCCTTCTATAAAACCAGCCTCATCCACCGCCTACAAAATCACAGCATCAAGTTCTCAGTGAGAAGCTACCAGTAG